One Trichosurus vulpecula isolate mTriVul1 chromosome 7, mTriVul1.pri, whole genome shotgun sequence genomic region harbors:
- the TTLL2 gene encoding probable tubulin polyglutamylase TTLL2, whose product MTEDENLEIMLKPLIFRVDEYTPEVVKNVLLERGWNKYTEDVQDVADWNLYWRTSAFRMIDHSNVKPWQRLNHHPGTTRLTRKDYLARHLKRMKGIYGASLYAFSPLTFIMPNDYIKFVAEYSREKEALGTKPSYWICKPAELSRGRGIMIFSDLKDLTFDCATVVQKYISNPLLIARYKCDLRIYVCVASFQPLTIYLYQEGLVRFATEKFDLNNLKNNCAHLTNSSVNKTGASYKKNKEGVGRGCKWTLSKFFTYLRNQDVDDLLLWQRINHLVILTILSIAPSVPSASNCFELFGFDILIDDKFKPWLLEVNVSPGLSLDCSSDVSVKRKLIHDIIELMHFKQTRLRKTKKEPGEASGHGPHGSLTGSDKDRVCETSNHWCKISWAEGKKDRDHETSGQWINISQLGQKNIAYASSRYVSHNKEACISSSIFSLLQGKTYNNDLISLQTKVKDFPKEITAKPREMKASKDSVPPAFPKIRKKQTRFKPFHLVPSSEPCKKKKNVTPYFLSDKGMRPCSHVGDFVLIFPFNEATLAATKNGLDLKKVIHELQKLVNKQPTPEVGDKTKKTQQGILMT is encoded by the coding sequence ATGACAGAAGACGAAAATTTAGAGATTATGTTAAAGCCATTAATCTTTCGTGTAGATGAATATACTCCTGAAGTAGTAAAAAATGTTCTACTAGAACGTGGTTGGAATAAATATACTGAAGATGTGCAGGATGTAGCGGATTGGAACCTGTATTGGCGGACTTCAGCTTTCCGTATGATTGACCATAGCAATGTTAAGCCATGGCAACGACTTAATCATCACCCAGGGACCACCAGGCTTACCAGGAAGGACTACTTGGCAAGACATCTGAAACGCATGAAAGGGATTTATGGAGCATCTCTTTATGCCTTCTCTCCACTGACTTTTATCATGCCCAATGACTACATTAAGTTTGTGGCTGAATATTCCAGGGAGAAAGAGGCCCTTGGCACCAAGCCAAGCTACTGGATATGCAAGCCGGCAGAACTGTCTCGTGGAAGGGGTATAATGATTTTCAGTGACCTTAAAGACTTGACCTTTGATTGTGCAACGGTTGTACAGAAGTACATCAGCAACCCCCTCCTCATTGCTAGGTATAAATGTGATCTGCGCATTTATGTTTGTGTTGCTAGCTTCCAGCCCCTAACCATTTACCTCTATCAGGAAGGACTGGTACGGTTTGCCACTGAAAAGTTTGATCTCAATAACCTAAAGAACAATTGTGCCCACCTGACCAACAGCAGCGTCAATAAAACTGGGGCCTCCtacaagaagaataaagaagggGTTGGCCGAGGTTGTAAATGGACCCTGAGCAAGTTCTTCACTTATCTTCGCAATCAGGATGTGGATGACCTGCTTCTGTGGCAAAGAATCAACCACCTGGTGATCCTCACAATTCTCTCCATTGCCCCCTCTGTCCCCTCTGCTTCCAATTGCTTTGAGCTCTTTGGATTTGACATTTTGATTGATGACAAGTTCAAACCATGGCTTTTAGAAGTGAACGTTAGCCCGGGCTTATCTCTAGACTGTTCCAGTGATGTGTCAGTGAAGAGAAAGCTCATCCATGATATCATTGAATTAATGCATTTCAAGCAAACTCGCCTGAGGAAAACCAAAAAGGAACCTGGTGAAGCTTCAGGCCACGGGCCTCACGGTTCCTTGACTGGAAGTGATAAAGACAGAGTCTGTGAAACTTCAAATCATTGGTGTAAAATTTCCTGGGCAGAAGGTAAAAAAGATAGAGACCATGAAACTTCAGGGCAATGGATAAACATTTCTCAGCTTGGACAAAAAAACATAGCTTATGCATCGTCTAGATACGTATCTCATAACAAGGAGGCCTGTAtctcttccagtattttctctttattacAAGGAAAAACCTATAACAATGATTTGATTTCCTTACAGACAAAAGTCAAAGATTTTCCTAAAGAAATTActgcaaaaccaagagaaatgaAGGCTTCAAAAGATTCTGTACCCCCAGCCTTTCcaaagataagaaagaaacagACTAGATTCAAGCCATTCCATCTTGTCCCATCTTCGGAACcatgtaagaagaaaaaaaacgtCACTCCATATTTCCTGTCAGACAAGGGCATGAGGCCATGCTCCCACGTGGGTGATTTTgttctcattttccctttcaaTGAAGCTACTCTTGCAGCTACCAAGAATGGATTGGATCTCAAAAAGGTCATCCACGAACTCCAGAAGCTTGTAAATAAGCAACCAACACCAGAGGTAGGAGATAAAACTAAGAAAACACAACAAGGGATTTTGATGACTTAG